The proteins below come from a single Rhodococcus sp. WMMA185 genomic window:
- a CDS encoding DUF2334 domain-containing protein, giving the protein MTGQLIVSVSGIRNETCSFAASMAEELDSRGVPLSLLVAPRMKDKYRLVKDLATQNWLRERRSAGDAVLLHGYDQAATKRRRAEFAVLPEHEARLRLLAADRVMEQVGLRTRLFAPPRWVASPGAVSALPSVGFRLLADTTAIHDLTRGMTVRSRVLRISGGSRAEPWWCRALVLAAGRTARRGGVVRVAITAKQLDSSGPRQALLDAVDLALHHGAQPTVYRWQPRNPGVGAA; this is encoded by the coding sequence ATGACCGGGCAGCTGATCGTGTCGGTGTCAGGTATCAGGAATGAGACTTGTTCGTTCGCGGCGTCGATGGCCGAGGAGTTGGACTCGCGCGGCGTGCCGCTGTCGCTGCTGGTTGCCCCGCGCATGAAGGACAAGTATCGGCTGGTGAAGGACCTCGCGACCCAGAATTGGCTTCGTGAGCGCAGGTCTGCCGGTGACGCCGTTCTCTTGCACGGGTACGACCAGGCCGCAACGAAGCGTCGGCGGGCCGAGTTCGCGGTGCTGCCCGAGCACGAGGCACGGCTGCGTCTGCTCGCGGCGGATCGCGTGATGGAGCAGGTCGGTCTGCGCACGCGGCTGTTCGCTCCGCCGCGCTGGGTGGCTTCGCCGGGCGCGGTCTCGGCACTACCGTCCGTGGGGTTCAGGTTGCTGGCCGACACGACAGCCATCCACGACCTCACGCGCGGGATGACTGTGCGATCGCGCGTGCTGAGGATCAGTGGCGGATCGCGTGCCGAACCGTGGTGGTGTAGGGCGCTCGTGCTCGCGGCGGGCCGGACCGCCCGGCGCGGTGGGGTGGTGCGCGTCGCGATCACCGCCAAGCAGTTGGATTCCTCCGGTCCTCGGCAGGCCCTGCTCGATGCCGTCGACCTCGCCCTCCACCACGGTGCGCAGCCGACGGTGTATCGGTGGCAGCCGCGAAACCCCGGGGTCGGCGCGGCATGA
- a CDS encoding glutathione peroxidase, which yields MTTPLQVIGINTLGGTPTSLGEYGGRAVLVVNVASKCGLTPQYKGLEKLATDYADRGLTVVGVPCNQFMGQEPGTPEEIATFCSTSYGVTFPLLEKIEVNGENRHPLYVELTKATDSEGAAGDIQWNFEKFLVAPDGTVVNRFRPRTEPDAPEVIAAIEAVLPR from the coding sequence ATGACGACCCCACTCCAGGTAATAGGCATCAACACGCTCGGCGGAACCCCGACCTCGCTCGGCGAGTATGGCGGCCGTGCCGTGCTCGTGGTGAACGTCGCATCGAAGTGCGGACTCACACCTCAGTACAAGGGCCTCGAGAAGCTGGCCACCGACTACGCCGACCGAGGATTGACCGTCGTCGGAGTGCCGTGCAACCAGTTCATGGGGCAGGAACCCGGCACTCCGGAAGAGATCGCGACCTTCTGCTCCACCAGTTACGGGGTCACGTTCCCGCTGCTCGAAAAGATCGAGGTCAATGGCGAGAATCGGCATCCGCTGTACGTCGAGCTGACAAAGGCAACGGACAGCGAGGGTGCGGCGGGAGACATTCAGTGGAACTTCGAGAAGTTCCTCGTCGCTCCCGACGGCACGGTCGTCAACCGGTTCCGTCCCCGTACCGAACCCGATGCTCCGGAGGTCATCGCCGCGATCGAGGCCGTTTTGCCGCGATAG
- a CDS encoding cation:dicarboxylate symporter family transporter — translation MRSATGTAKRHDRTHWLYIGVIVAVIAGILVGWLAPGAGKSVGVLGTMFVDLIKMMISPVIFCTIVLGVGSVKAAAKVGKVGGLALTYFIGMSTVALGIGLLVGNLLQPGSGLSISADAAGSGAQLAEKAHGAGGTIDFISSIIPTSLLSSLTAGSVLQTLFVALLVGFGVQAMGKQGEPILRGVGHAQKLVFKILSMILWLAPIGAFGAIANVVGQTGLSAVVQLATLMLGFYLTCLIFVFGVLGAVLRAVAGVSIFKLVKYLAREYLLIFATSSSESALPRLIAKMEHIGVERTTVGVVVPTGYSFNLDGTAIYLTMASIFIADAMGQPLQFTEQLSLLVFMIIASKGAAGVTGAGLATLAGGLQSHRPELLDGVGLIVGIDRFMSEARAVTNFSGNAVATLLVGSWTDTVDTARVRTVLDGKLPFDEATMVDDGHGEVVDQHAVELPASSEQRVLAKV, via the coding sequence CCGTCATCGCCGGCATCCTCGTCGGCTGGCTAGCGCCGGGGGCAGGCAAGTCGGTCGGCGTGCTCGGCACGATGTTCGTGGATCTGATCAAGATGATGATCAGCCCGGTGATCTTCTGCACGATCGTGCTGGGTGTCGGCTCGGTGAAGGCTGCAGCCAAGGTCGGGAAGGTCGGCGGGCTCGCGCTCACGTACTTCATCGGTATGTCCACCGTTGCTCTCGGCATCGGGCTGCTGGTGGGAAACCTGCTTCAGCCCGGTTCCGGGCTGAGCATCAGCGCCGATGCCGCCGGATCCGGCGCGCAACTAGCCGAGAAGGCTCACGGCGCCGGTGGCACCATCGATTTCATCTCGTCGATCATCCCGACCTCGCTGCTGTCTTCGCTGACGGCAGGGAGCGTCCTTCAGACACTGTTCGTCGCCTTGCTCGTCGGCTTCGGTGTGCAGGCAATGGGGAAGCAGGGTGAACCGATCCTGCGGGGTGTCGGCCATGCCCAGAAGCTCGTGTTCAAGATCCTGTCGATGATCCTGTGGCTGGCGCCGATCGGTGCCTTCGGTGCGATCGCCAACGTGGTCGGACAGACCGGCCTTTCCGCCGTGGTCCAGCTCGCGACCCTGATGCTCGGTTTCTACTTGACTTGCCTGATCTTCGTCTTCGGAGTGCTCGGAGCGGTCCTGCGCGCCGTAGCGGGCGTCTCGATCTTCAAACTGGTGAAGTACCTGGCCCGCGAATACCTACTGATCTTCGCCACGTCTTCGTCCGAGTCGGCCCTGCCCCGGCTGATCGCGAAGATGGAGCACATCGGCGTCGAGCGCACCACTGTCGGGGTTGTCGTTCCCACCGGCTACTCGTTCAATCTCGACGGCACCGCGATCTACCTGACGATGGCGTCGATCTTCATCGCGGACGCGATGGGGCAGCCGCTGCAGTTCACAGAACAGCTCTCGTTGTTGGTGTTCATGATCATCGCGTCCAAGGGTGCCGCCGGAGTCACGGGTGCCGGTCTTGCCACGCTCGCGGGAGGGCTACAGAGCCACCGACCCGAACTACTCGACGGCGTTGGCCTCATCGTCGGTATCGACCGGTTCATGTCCGAGGCCCGTGCAGTCACGAACTTCTCCGGCAACGCTGTTGCCACCCTTCTCGTCGGCTCGTGGACCGACACTGTAGACACCGCGCGTGTGCGTACCGTCCTGGACGGCAAGCTGCCGTTCGACGAGGCGACGATGGTCGACGACGGACACGGTGAGGTCGTCGATCAGCACGCGGTCGAGCTACCTGCCAGCAGCGAGCAGCGCGTGCTCGCGAAGGTGTGA